From Chloroflexaceae bacterium:
AGGCAAAGAGGTCTCTGATCAGCGCTGCGATGTCAGCAACTCGCGCACAAACGCGGCCGCTCCGCCTGCCGCCTGGTCAGGCGGCAGACGCTCCAGGTGGGCGATCAACGCGCTGCCGACGATCGCGCCGTCTGCCAGACGCGCCACTTCGGCAACGTGGCTGGCATTGCTGATGCCGAAGCCTACGACGAGCGGCAGATCGCTATGGCGGCGGACGCGGGTGATCACCTCGCCGAGGTTGGCCGCCAGGCTGTGGCGCGCGCCGGTGACCCCGGTGAGGGAGACAACGTAAATGAAGCCGCTGGCCTCAGCGCAGATCGCCGCGACACGCTCCTCCGGGGTTGTCGGGGCCACGAACATAATCGTATCCAGCCCATGGGAGCGCGCGGCGGCGCGCAGTTCGGCCGACTCTTCGGGGGGCGCGTCGGGGACGATCCAGCCGTCGCCGCCCGCGGCGGCCAGGTCGCGGGAAGCACGTTCGAGTCCGTAGCGCAGCAGCGGGTTGTAGTAGCCCATCAACAGGAGCGGCGCCTGCACGCCCCGGTCGCGGAGTGCGGCCACGGCGCGCAGGCAATCCGCCAGCGTAATGCCGTTGGCGAGGGCGCGCTGATTCGCGCGCTGGATGGTGGCCCCATCGGCGAGCGGATCTGAGAACGGAACGCCCAGTTCAAAGATGCTCGCGCCAGCGGCTTCCATCGCTGGCACGAGTTCGAGGGCGCTGTCCCGTTCGGGGAAGCCGACGGTGAGGAAGGGCATCAGCGCGATACGTCCCTCGGCGCGCAGGCGGGCGAAGGTCTGGGCGATACGGCTCATAGCGGCTGTGTAGAGTGACGGGCTGGATCTCCGGCCCGGCTTCATTAACGGCTATCATACCATACCTGGCCCGGCATGTGCCGGAGAGCGCAAGGCCGATGCAACTCCGCCTCCAGCGGGGGGATCGGGGCAAGCCTCAGAGACTCTGTCACAGCCTCTGGAGACCTGATGCTTCTTATACCGCTTTTTTTGAGCTGCGTGCTATAATAGGACAAACCACCACCGGATGGGAGGTTTGGGAAGGTCTGCGCCCTCCCCGAAAACCCGTAGATAGTCCGATAGTGCGCGCAGTGCACAGGTGACTGGCGAGGAGCGTGACGATGGCAGCAGGCAGGATGCTGATGCGTCCGGTGGAGGGAGCGCGGCGCTGGCTCGAGCGGCATCCGTCCGCGGCAAGCTGGCTGGGCGTCCTCAGACTTGGTCTGTTTCAATTTGGCATGGGCGTTTCCCTCGCGCCGCTCACTGGCACGCTGAACCGTGTGCTGATTGACGAACTGCGCATCCCTGCCGTGGCGGTGGGCTTTCTGCTGGCCATTCACTATTTTGTATCGCCGGCGCGGGCGATGATTGGCTTTCGCTCCGACGTTGATCGCGCCGCGGGCAACTGGCGCACCCCCTACCTGGTCTTTGGCGCGATGCTTACCTACGGCGGTCTGGCGACGGCGCCCTTCTCGCTGATCCTCCTGAGCGGCGATGGGGCGCTGACTTTTCCTGTCGCCATGATCGTCTGCACGCTGATCTTTCTGGCCTACGGCATCGGCGTCAATGCGGTCGAAACGATCTATCTGGCCACGGTCAGCGACATTACTCCGGCGCGCCAGCGTGGCCAGGTCCTTGGCGTGTTGTGGATCATGCTGGTGCTGGGGACGATTGTCAGTTCGATCGTCATGGGCCAGTTGCTGATCCGCTACAACCACATCCGCTTGATCCAGGTGATGCAGGGCTCGGCGGTGGTGTTCGTGGCGCTGACGTTCGTGGCGATGTACAACCAGGAGCGTCTCAGGCCAGATGGCAAGCTCGAGGACGCCGGCGAGCCAATCCAGGTGCGGCAGACGTTGCTCGAGTCGGTGCGTTTGCTGGCCGCCCAGCGCCCGCTGCGGAACCTGTTCGTTGTGCTCTTCCTGGCGACGCTGGGCTTTGCCACCCACGACGTGCTGCTGGAACCCTACGGCGGCCAGGTGCTGAGGATGAGCGTGGCGCAG
This genomic window contains:
- the trpA gene encoding tryptophan synthase subunit alpha, giving the protein MSRIAQTFARLRAEGRIALMPFLTVGFPERDSALELVPAMEAAGASIFELGVPFSDPLADGATIQRANQRALANGITLADCLRAVAALRDRGVQAPLLLMGYYNPLLRYGLERASRDLAAAGGDGWIVPDAPPEESAELRAAARSHGLDTIMFVAPTTPEERVAAICAEASGFIYVVSLTGVTGARHSLAANLGEVITRVRRHSDLPLVVGFGISNASHVAEVARLADGAIVGSALIAHLERLPPDQAAGGAAAFVRELLTSQR
- a CDS encoding BCD family MFS transporter translates to MAAGRMLMRPVEGARRWLERHPSAASWLGVLRLGLFQFGMGVSLAPLTGTLNRVLIDELRIPAVAVGFLLAIHYFVSPARAMIGFRSDVDRAAGNWRTPYLVFGAMLTYGGLATAPFSLILLSGDGALTFPVAMIVCTLIFLAYGIGVNAVETIYLATVSDITPARQRGQVLGVLWIMLVLGTIVSSIVMGQLLIRYNHIRLIQVMQGSAVVFVALTFVAMYNQERLRPDGKLEDAGEPIQVRQTLLESVRLLAAQRPLRNLFVVLFLATLGFATHDVLLEPYGGQVLRMSVAQTTQLTALWGAGMLLGIALSAVLLWRGRSPVTLIAGGCLVGLSGFLVVTLSSSEALVNPFRAGAVLIGAGRGVFIVGALALVMSLVDKNHAGLFIGLWGITQALAQGFGTIGGGLMRDLVQRATADVALGYTAVYATSMSLLALSVVLLAVLRLGRQIRSGVVRTPWSSLDQANVDQIIF